The sequence atgttttttctcgTTGATCTATTCATTCAATTCTTCAGTAGATATCTATTGAGCACCTAATAGGACAGGTGCAtgtctcagagaaatgaaagctgattttcacacaaaaacctaGATAGAATTGTtcctagcagctttattcacaatgacaacatacagaaaaatacacagatgGCAGAATGCCACAACAGCCCATATGTCGTTCATTGAGTGAGCAGTCAAACAAACAGTGGTAACCTAGACCATGGAATATCATTGGGCAATAGAAAGAAacattattggggtgcctgggtggctcagtcagttaagcatccgactcttgattttggctcaggtcatgatctcgtggtttgtgagttcgagcccgcatcaggctctctgccgtcggcacagagcctgcttgaaattctctctccctctgtttttgtcagtccccttctctctgtctctctcaaaaataaataaattttttaaaaaatttaagagatcTATTCACCTTCAGTGGTGATGGATCCTTAGAAAACAGACAATATCATTACTCCCTTCATGAAGATAAATGGACACATCTTTCAGGGAAAATTTAGCAGTAAATATTAATTACCTTTAAAGTGTTTGTATTTTatcacaggagcacctgggtgacacagttggttaagcatctgactctcgatctcggctcaggtcagggtctcacgatttgtgagttccagccccacatcaggctctgcactgatggtgcagagcctgcttgggattctgactctccttctctctgcccctccccctgcttgtgctctctctctctctcaaaaaaaaaaaaaaaaagaataaagttttacacatacagcatatatatattcactatacttatatattatatctgTACatggtgcatatatatatatatgtatatagtaggTATATATTTACctacagtacacacacacacacacacacacacacacacatagctttTCACAGGCCATAGGAATTTTGAAAATCTTCTGATTAAACAGACTCTGCAGGAGATACATATGGCTCACCCATGAGCGTCCACCAGTGCTAGTCTACCGCTGTGTCTCTCTGGAAATATGTCAAACCTGGTTTTACCAAAGGTTAGACTGTCTGGCCTCTAAGGAGAACAGTAAATCAAGATACTGGGACTCTGTCAAGGTTGATTTCTTACAAGAAATcttacaggaaagaaagaaagaaaggaaggaaggaaggaaggaaggaaggaaggaaggaagagagagagagtgggagggagggagggaggaaggaaagagaaagaaagaaagaaagaaagaaagaaagaaagaaagaaagaaagaaagagaaagaaagagaaggaaggaaggaaggaaagaaagaaagaaagaaaaagaaagaaagagaaggaaggaaggaaggaaggaaggaaagaaagagagaaaaagaaggaaaaagaaagaaagaaaggaagaaaggaagaaagaaaaagaaagaaagaaagaaagaaagaaagaaagaaagaaagaaagaaagagagagagagagagaaaagaaaaaagaaagcacgCCATAaactgtgggggtggggaaatacTCCAGTGGTGGGGGATGAAATGCATCCTGGGGTCAGAGCTTTGTGGCATCCCTAACTCGTCCCACAAAGTACCAAAAATTGGCCTACAAAGGTCCTAGCAAAGACAGTCCTCTGGACACTGTGTAATGCTTGGTTGGGCTCACTCTGTATATCACTGCAGATTTCCATACCCAAGTGATCGAGAGAGAGTGGGACGTCAGGATCTGGAGCTGACAATAGGTCACCggccttctccctcttctctgaagTGGCTTAATTGAACACATCTGAGTGTGGCCTCAGGTATAAAAACACTGCaggctcccccagcccctcccagcttCCTGTTGCCCGAGGAGCTCTCGACCCGGCATCCAGCATCATGAAGGCCTGTGTGGGTTTGGGAGGATGGCTGCTCCTACTCGCTTCTTTGATTTGGACGTGTTCTGGGCAAGAGCCAGGTATCAAAGGTGACCCCGAATGCTGGTGCCTTGAAGGGGGAGTTTCTCAACCACCACGAGCCGTGGGGCTTCTGGTGACTTAGACTCGattgcccttcccccctccaaaATTTAAGAACTCTGACTCTCCTGGCTCCGCGCTTTATTTTCCCCTTGTGTCCAGCCGGATActgttgaatgagtgaaggaatacTGAGCTCAAGGAGTTGTGTTTTCTGCAGGTTCTAGGAATTAGTCTCTCTTCTCCCACTTCTTCCACACATCAGCTGATGGAAATTCCCACCAAACCGTCCTTGGACCTTCTGCTCTGTcatgtggcttttctctcccctttcccagcACCTCCTCTGTTCTTTCACTTTAAACCTTAGCCCCTTGATCACACGTTAACTGGCCTGCCTCGTCGAACTGCCTCTCTTCCCATCCAGAGCATCACTGCACAAGATGCAATGCAAGTGCCTGTTTCTTAAGATGAGACTCTGACCAAACCCCTCCTTAAAAATTCTGGtgcttcagggcgcctgggtggctcagtcggttgagtgtccggcttcagttcaggtcatgatctcacgattcatgagtttgagcccccgcgtcaggctctgtgctgacagctcagagcctggagcctgctttggattctgtgtctcagtctctctctgcccctcccccactcgtgctctgtctctctctctcaaaggtaaataaacgttaaaaaaattttttttaaattccgaTGCTTCCCAGCAGCCAGCTGGATGAAGCGTAAACTGGCCTTCAGCATGCCATAAAGCCTGACCTCAAGCCACCTTCTGATTCCGTGTGTCTGGTTCGTCCCCAAACGGGCTGTCAGACTGCTGGTTTCCCCCACAGGCACTGCAAGGTCCCACTCTGGTACCTGGAGAAAATCTGGTGCAGAACCCCTCATAATATATTCAAGCCATGCAGATCACAGACGTTGGGTCACATCAAAAGAAGCAgatgttaatttaaaaactaagagaTTTATAAACTGTTCTAAATGCTCAGAAGGGAAAGTCAGATTACAAGCGCATGTAACAAGCAGAATTGATGTGGTTCCCAGGGGACAGGAGAGCCTTCCTGAAGAAGTCCTATGTAAGGTAGGACCTTGGGGATGTCCTGTCTTGGGGTAGGACTGAGAACAGGGAATGACTCTCTGCTTTTCTGGCTTAAGTTAAAAAAGAGTTGGGCGAAATGTCTCTGTTTCTGAAGTGGTGATCTGTGTGTAGGCTGTTGGACTGTGACCAATGTGAACGGAACACAGGGAAGTGGAAAATGGTGACTTGAGTAGACAAGGGAGGGTAGAAAGGGCAGTGGGGGGGGTATGAGATGAGGGGGTGTGGATCTTAAGCAAGAAGGCCATCCTCTCTGCACAGGGCATGCTCTAAGAACAAGCCTTCCCCAGGCCTGGGGTGATGTGCTGGCCCAGCCATTCATAGAGAGCTGAAGGACAATGTCCCAGTTGTAGGGAAGCTAGGGATAGAAGATTCTGTGATGGAAACATCAGGACTCAGGAGTgaggcagggaggaaaaaaaatcaaacatgacCACCCCCGCTTTGTGCAGGTTCCCCAGGAAGAGAGCACAGGATCTGTCCCCACCCCATCCGGCCCTAGAACCTGAAAAACAGGGCCTGGCTTACTTCTGGGGCAGATGCCAGGTTAGGGCAGCTCATGTTAAGGACTTTGGTCTTTTTCCTACTCACTGTAGGAACCCCAACCAGGAGACCAGGGTCGGGTAATAAAGATGAGAATAGTGTGCTGAGAACCGTTGCATTCGTTTGACTTAGGGTCTCAGCCACCCCACAACTGCTCTCAGCAGTCACAAAACCAAGTCAGGTGCATGAAGGATTGTGGAAGGCAGAATGACTTCTCAACAAGTAATCCCTTGTAAACCAGTTGTGTGACGTGGTGGAGCCCTGGCCTGACCGGGCTTGCCTGTCAAGATGACCCCTGACCAGCTCATACACTTGGCCAGCCAGGCCCTTGAGTCCCTATTTCCAAGTCTGCCAAACACAGAGACGCTCATTCAATTCCTCAAGGATATTAAGAAGttcaaacttaaaataatattagaaatgtGATGGTCCAAGGAAAGAATGAATACGCAGGTGCTTTGTAAAGATAAATCACTCTCAAAGTTTTGGACCATGAAAttgaaactgtgtgtgtgtctgtctgtgtcccaGTGGTTGGAAATGCCTGGTAGCAAAGAGGCATATGAGGCTATTAGGACTTATTGTCATGGTCAAGTGTCTCTTGTACTTCAGAGCCAACAATGAGTAACTTTGTGCAATTTCTAGAGTGGTCCCCTCTTCTCTgtgggggatacattccaagGCCCCCAGTGGCTGACTGAAACCGTGGGTACTACTGAACCTTATGTATGCCATATTTCTTCCCATACGCACATACAAACGATGAaggttaatttataaattaggcacagtaagcaATTAACAACAATGGCcgataataaaatagaacaattataataatatagtgTGATAAAAGTtatcactctctttcaaaataccttATTATACCATAaccacccttcttcttgtgatgatgtgagatgatacaaTGCCCACGTGTTGAGATGAAGGGAGGTGAATGACGCAGGTGTTGTGCTGTTCCACACCACCCCATTCGCTGCTACTGACCTTCTgaagtcagaaggaggatcatctgggcgcctgggtggctcagtcagttaggtgtctgactcgtgatttcagctcaggtcatgatctcatggtttgtgggtttgagccccatgttgggctcggtgctgtcagtgcagagcctgcttaggattctctctctctctgcccctcccgaacTCGCtcgcacatgcatgctctctctctctcaaaattatttttttaaaaaaaaattttttttcaacgtttatttatttttgggacagagagagacagagcatgaatgggggaggggcagagagagagggagacacagaatcggaaacaggctccaggctctgagccatcagcccagagcctgacgcggggctcgaactcacggaccgcgagatcgtgacctggctgaagtcggacgctcaaccgactccgccacccaggcgcccctcaaaataaactttaaaaaaaacaaagaggaggatcatctgcttcctgaCCACAGTTGACTGCATGAAACTGAAATTGCAGAAAGGGAAACCACGGATAAGCAAGGACTCCTGTGCCCTAACTAAGTCACCTTTAATACTAAATCTTGCCCTCATGCACTCAGGCTCCAGCAGCTTTATTTGGGCTACTTCTGTTACTATAGTAACATCACAATACTTCAGGTCCCCCACAAAGGTCTAGAATCCGATCAAGCCCTTGCCTCCTTTCCTGAAAGTAAGGTCCATGTTATCCTTCTGTTTCTCCCCTCCTGGTATTTAGGACAGGCGGCACCAGAATGCTCAATTTCCGTCTAACATTTTCCTTCCTTGCCTATTTACCTGCTGTGGGCCTGACTATTTCCAGCAGCAAAGGCATAGCAGTAAAGAGCTTCTATCTTTCTGGATAGTGACAGTGGTAGTTTGGGCCAGGGTCTTGGCCAATCCCAACACCCAGTCCAATACCAACTGGCCAATCTAATACCCAATCCAGAGTATTGGATTCACAAGAatccaaattttttaaatgtttatctttgagagagtgagagaactagaaagggaggggcagagagagagggagacacagaatctgaagcaggctctaggctctgagtggtcagcacagagcatcgttggctcaaactcatgaaccatgagatcatgacctgagccgaagtcagacatttaactgactgagccacgaggCACCCCAAGTGAGATAAATTTTGAAGGTAAAAGTGAGAAGGCTCAGGAATAGACGAGATGCAGGTATGAAGGACAAGGAGTTCGAAGAAATCCTAGCATTTCACGGCTTAGAAGTTGGATGGATTGTGGTGCTGTTGACCAAGGTGGAGAGCAAACCAGGAGTAGGGTCAATCAGAGCTTCTGGATTGTACACATACCTTTGAGAGAACTACTTCAAATATCCACTCAGATGTCTAGCAGCTAATTATAGAGGTAACTCtcaaacttgggagagaggtctAGGTCAGGCATGACAATGGGATTCCCCAAGGTAATGTGATGTAGTCCAAAGAGCAATGACCCAGTGTGATTTTTCAGTCTCAGCTCTGTATTCTGTGACCCTGAAAAAGTCCCTTCATTCTCACCGTATTTACTGCACACCTGCTACTGTGTGGCACACAGCCATGGGCAAAAGTTAAAACATGGGATCTATTTTCACCAAGTCCAAGTTTTCTAATACTAGGTGCTGGGGAACTCAGTTCCTAGCACGAATGCCCTAATAAAGATGCAGTCCTCTGCTCCTCCACCCAAGGTGGAGGCTTAAAGACACATCACCACGCTTCTTTCTCAGGTAAAAATTCTGAGTGCTGTGTGAATTCACTCTGGTCACCTGGGAGTGGCAGTCTGAGAGAGGTAGAGAGCCCCATGTAATGCCGTGAAGGGAATCGTGTTTTCCACAGATCTCGAAGTTCCATTTCTTGTAGTTGAAAATGGTCTTCCTTCTTGGTACCTAATAGTCCTGCTCAAACTTCTTGGAGCTGTTCACTGAAACAGATTTGCtgactgtcttcttttttctttgcctcctttAACAGTGTTGGTGGAATGCAGCCGTTTGAATTTTCTCGTTGTAGTTAAAAGAGCACTGTTTTACAGAGATGAATTGGTAGGCCCTGATGAGTTATTTCTGGGGACTGGCTGTCAGGCAATTCGAGTGTGGCCGGACAAACTTGAATTTGACTATCCTGTTAGTCTGTGCGGAATTACGACGCAGGTAAGAGAAGGAATCGTTCTCCCGGGTACCGTCTGTACAGTCTTTGGAAGCACTGCTTTATGTTtgttcttattatttattattattataacaggCTACTGGTCTTGATCACTGGTACCACAGACTGAGCAGATGCATAGAAAGAACCTGAAGAACATTTTCTGTTTACATTCACCAGAGACCTACCGTGTGTAGGACATGGACAGTGAATAAGAAACTCAAAGAGCTTTCTCTTAGGAAGTGTAGCATACCCATTATTACATGGATAGCATGATAGATTAGCCAGCATTTTCACACAGTTTCTAATCCTCAGAATTTCACGAGGTTGATGTCATCTACACTTACATAGATTAAAGAATTGAGGCACAGGGGCCAGTGATGTAACCAAACTCGGGAAGTCAGGGCCAGAAACCAGGTCTGCTGACACCTATGCTAATaagctcttagttttattttgttttcagttatgACTCTGGGATAAGCAACTCTAATTATAGAATGTAcgacaatgactttttttttttaagaccatgGGGATTTGGAGGAAAGGGAGATCTGGGAGGGTCTTGAACtagcaatctgctttacttgtTCTTTTCCTCACAAGAGAGTACCAAAAATCTGAGTACCAATATCCTAATAAGGAAAGCTCTGGGAGGGTTTCGATGTAGGAGGTTTCTACCACACCAAAGGTGAGTATAATACATCCGATTTATCTCATCTTCGTGGGCGTTGCTTTAAACATGGGGCTAAATATTTTCTGCCAGGAACCTGGCCTTCAAGTCACAGGTAAGGGAAAACTTGGACATGGGAGCATGAAGTTCCTTCACTGGACCCCCTTCCCAGACCCATAAGGATCGTGGTCTGAAAGCACAGTTCATGCTGGTCCAGCACCTTGCACCAGCCCTTATTCCCCCCACAATGCCATGCTAGTCACTTAGCTCTACTCCGCTACACCTGCCTTGGAGAGATCCAAAGGCATTTGAGATGCTTCTAGAGGTTCAAGGCACCTGCCACTCCTAGAGTCCTTGGCAACAGCCTAACTCAGTATTGATCAGGGATCAGGGATCAGTAAGCAGGATGATTttttgcctccccacccccgcccaccccatGGTCATTTGGAAATGTCTAGCACCAATTTTAGTTGTCAAAACCGGGCAGGTGGTAGGGTGCTACTGGCATTGAGTGAGTAGGGGCCACACACGATGTTAGACACCCTACAGGACAGTCCCCACAACAAAGGATTATGTGGCCTGAAATGCCAACAGCATCGTCGTTGAACAACCTGGCCTAACCCATCACacttgccctctcccccacctttgTGCTCTGAGCAGCCTTTCGCTAAAGGAGCTTAGAACCATGAGAGCAAACACAGCCTCAACTCTTAGCCTCATTGCTACATAAACCAGATGACAACACTTCACATTTCTAAAACtgcttttttcctgtttcacCCCTTCACCGGAATCACTGAACCAGACAAATCAAGAGACCCCAGGAAATACATGCTTCATCCATCTAATAGGATACTATGCAACTAATAAATTTATACAATAATCCAACAGCTTGAGAACCTCTCTATTGAAGTAGGGAAACGAGAGAtctgtagatctttttttttttttttaactatatatatagtatatgttgactataaaaaaaaaaaaggcggggaaAAAAAGTTAGGTGGAAATACATGCAAATTGTTACAGAATGAAAACAGGCTGATCTGCTTATAGGAACTAAATCTCATTTGTTGAACACCAAATACACTTCAAAATTCCCTAAGAGGAGTACATGTTTTCCATTCAGAAAACTCAGTTGTTTAGCACAAATACATAATTTTCCGTTAGCTGTCTTCCTTTTGGTCTAAGAGTTTTTCAAGGATCTGGAGtccagaagtaaagaaaaaataccacGTTTTAATACGGAGATCAGAGAAAGCATTTCAGATACCCCTCGATAAGGGTCATCTTAAAAGTCCTCTTCTCGTGGAACAACTTTTCTCCCCAGCAGCTGTGGAAAATTTTTCCTCCCTAGAATCTTGATTTGAAGAGTCTAACGCAAAACTTTCAGGGTCGAATGACCTTCAACCTCCAGTTCTATTCAAAAGCCTCTGCCACCCCCTCTCGTTCTGTTGTGTGATGCAGCTAAATGCCTCTGCTTTGCCAAAGAGAATTTAACTACCCTAACTGGGGTAAATATCATGATCTCTGGAGACACTGTGTGGccaattttttattcaaatatattaaaatatgttgagACAACTGAACACCTGTTTCAAGGGCCTCTTTTCCCACCAGGTCTTCTGTGATGGAGCCGTCTTCCATTCCTGGCTCACCTATGTACCAAAGAATCAATCCATTTCTGCTAAACTTCACCTGGAGTGTACAGTTCCCAGGTCAGTCCAAAAACTCCATTGGCTCCTTCCTTCAATACCGATAGCTCTTTGCTGAAATGCACTGCTATCTACTTGGAAACCTTGAAAATCGTGACTGTTTTTATATAGCTTCTCAGGGTGTCTGTCAATGCTGTTGAACCTCTACAGAAGCCCACTACTCAGAGGTCAAAGCTCGGGACAAGTGAGTTACACAGAATTACAAAACCGGGAGTGGACTTCGCTTCTTAGTTTTAGACCCTTGGGTTCCTTCTATCCTTTCTCCCACAGATCATGAAACTTGCTGCCAAACATAACTCACAGCACCAACACTTGACGCACAGCATCTACGCAGATTTCTAAGGCAGGAAGTTGAGGTTTGGGAAGGCAGAGACATAATAATCCATTTCCCCTCCTGCATTCGAAATCCATTAATAAATCATAGGCTATGAAAGATGTCAATCAGAATGTAGTTTTATGTATAGTAAAGGCACGGGCAAATGAAGCTTTAGCCCTACAACTGGAAAGCCTCATGCAAGTCCCCCTGAAATGAGCTTGCAGACCCAGGGGAAGGAAGAGCTGGAAAAATACAGGTGTCCCCCTTGCCTATAAAGCTCCGGAAGTGCTTTTGGCAGAGGTTGGCCTCCTGGTTGTGGAGCAGACCAGAACACGGCCCTCTGAAGTCGGACTCCACAAAGAGAACGGTGTTCTGCCTAAACTAAGCATGGCCAGTTCCTTCTCCCAAATTTGCCATCAGATAATACTTTCCTGATTCCTTAGAAAATTAAGGGACAGGACCTAGAGAAGTTAAGTTGTTTTTCCCATAGATTCCTGTCCTGGAAAGTAGTATAAGATACACCTGTCTTCTctggaaatttcaaaaaattaggagaaaaatagTACCAAAcagcttattaaaaaaagaaaaagaggggcccctgggtggctcagtcagttaagcatctgccttcggctcaggtcacgatctcgcagtttgtgggtccaagcccaacatcaggctctgtgctgacagctcagagcctgaagcctgctttggattctgtttctctctctctctctctctctctctctctctctctctctctctctctctctctgcccctcccctgctcatgatcccCCGCTTCCTCCTATCCTTCCTCctatcctctctccctctctccctctctcattaataaataaacattaaaaaaatttaaaggaaattctaTGGCTTAAGCCATAAGTATACAATTTCTTCTAAGCCAGTTGGAATTGAATTGTGGGGACAGGATCAGAAAGTTTGTTAAGCATTGAGTCCATCAGGTCACAGCTTTTGAGTGAACATGCTATTGGATTTTCAAAGTCTTCTGCCatgtgtttttgttctgttttctgataAGATTAAGTAACTCTGCTTTGCCAGAGAGAACTTTCATTACCTTAATTGCTAATGAACttgtttattgaacacttactatgtgccagccacaaGTTTAGAAGAACTTCAGGCATTTTAATCATCATTATCAACCCCATGGGTAAGGCACTTGTATTGTCCCTATTTAATGTTTGAGAAACTTGGGCACAGACACATTAAAGATTTGCAGCGTCACACAGCTAGAGACTCCTAAATTTAACTCTAGGTAGAATGGCTGGAAAACCACTGCCTTGTATCCCTAGGCTCCTCAAGTCTGTATTGGTTAGCAAGCTCTTGTGTCAGCTTCCAACCTGACCAATGTTGTCtttcaaacaaaaagaagagaccTTTATTCCATCTTGATTAACGTATTAATAAACTTCAAGACATTCTAGGAAAATCTTGCCTTAAACCCAGTACTGTCTTCCAACAAAAGTTACAGTGAATATATTCTTGaaatagtttttcttaatttaacaGAGGATAGTTTCTGTGTCCTTAAGTTATTATCTAACAAGGAGGGATTTGGTGAG is a genomic window of Acinonyx jubatus isolate Ajub_Pintada_27869175 chromosome D1, VMU_Ajub_asm_v1.0, whole genome shotgun sequence containing:
- the LOC128311755 gene encoding oocyte-secreted protein 3-like, which gives rise to MKACVGLGGWLLLLASLIWTCSGQEPVLVECSRLNFLVVVKRALFYRDELVGPDELFLGTGCQAIRVWPDKLEFDYPVSLCGITTQVFCDGAVFHSWLTYVPKNQSISAKLHLECTVPSSCISPDESYNNTEVSNDFLLSSPVQHWFLIQYRYCMRCGYTHWREHWSTPFYGPHNYSLQEHFFHPFTDDF